A single Saccopteryx bilineata isolate mSacBil1 chromosome 9, mSacBil1_pri_phased_curated, whole genome shotgun sequence DNA region contains:
- the ZNF792 gene encoding LOW QUALITY PROTEIN: zinc finger protein 792 (The sequence of the model RefSeq protein was modified relative to this genomic sequence to represent the inferred CDS: inserted 2 bases in 1 codon): MAAAPRGRAQGCVTFEDVTIYFSQEEWGLLDEAQRLLYCDVMLENFALIASLGLTSFRSHIVAQLEMGAEPWVPDRVDMTSAMARGAYNEPGFDVCYGMEVEESPEHSVSIEGVSQDRTVKTAVSTQKDYPCDMCDLHLKDILHLAEQQATHPRQKPYVHEANGRKLEFSANLDQQKMQQDIDKSIRREAGRASLVKSYRDDTSEKHLAFGEGRKDFMSRSGFRQHQVTHSVEEPSQGTEDVEDFPTVQSHKRCSEFGNAFSDKPTLAQHQRTHTGERPYECSKCGIFFSHTTGLLQHQRDHNIGKPYECCECGKFFSQHSSLIKHQRVHTGESPHVCSECGKFFSRSSNLIQHKRVHTGEKPYECNECGKFFSQRSNLIHHKRVHTGKSAHECSECGKSFNCNSSLIKHWRVHTGERPYKCNECGKLFSHIASLIQHQIVHTGERPYGCSECGKAFSRSSDLMKHQRVHTGERPYQCPECGKSFSQSSSLNSHRRLHTGERPYQCPECGKFFNQSSSLSNHRRLHTGERPYECPECGKTFRQRSNLRQHQKVHKPDRPYKCSECEKAFSQRPTLIRHQKIHTRKISAENVLPPSAQHTRDELSSELSXHEGAVSHKLTLVHPNIHTEEIPYEC; this comes from the exons ACTCCTTGATGAGGCTCAGAGACTCCTGTACTGCgatgtgatgctggagaactTTGCACTTATAGCCTCTCTGG GACTTACATCTTTCAGGTCCCACATTGTTGCCCAGCTAGAGATGGGGGCAGAGCCCTGGGTGCCTGACAGAGTGGATATGACTTCAGCTATGGCAAGAGGGGCATATAATGAGCCTGGCTTTG ATGTTTGCTATGGAATGGAGGTTGAGGAGTCACCTGAGCATAGTGTTTCTATAGAAGGAGTGTCTCAGGACAGGACTGTCAAGACAGCTGTATCCACCCAGAAGGACTACCCCTGTGACATGTGTGACCTACACTTGAAAGACATTTTGCACCTGGCTGAACAGCAGGCAACACATCCCAGGCAGAAACCATATGTACATGAGGCAAATGGGAGAAAGCTCGAATTCAGTGCAAACCTTGACCAGCAAAAGATGCAGCAGGATATAGACAAGTCTATCAGAAGGGAGGCAGGTAGGGCCTCGCTTGTGAAGAGCTACAGAGATGACACATCTGAGAAACATCTTGCATTTGGGGAGGGTAGGAAGGACTTTATGTCCAGATCTGGCTTTCGCCAGCATCAGGTGACTCACAGTGTGGAGGAGCCATCTCAGGGTACCGAAGATGTGGAAGATTTTCCCACTGTCCAAAGCCATAAAAGGTGCAGTGAATTTGGGAATGCTTTCAGTGACAAACCCACACTTGCTCAGCACCAGAGAActcacactggagaaaggccttatgaGTGCAGCAAATGTGGGATATTCTTCAGCCACACCACTGGCCTCCTTCAACACCAGAGGGATCACAATATAGGAAAGCCTTATGAGTGCTGTGAATGTGGGAAATTCTTTAGCCAACACTCCAGTCTCATTAAACATCAAAGAGTTCATACTGGTGAAAGTCCTCATgtgtgcagtgaatgtgggaaattcTTTAGCCGAAGctccaatcttattcaacataagagggttcacactggagaaaagccTTATGAGtgtaatgaatgtgggaaatTCTTTAGCCAGCGTTCCAACCTCATTCATCATAAGAGGGTTCATACTGGTAAAAGCGCTCATGAGTGTAGTGAGTGCGGGAAATCTTTCAATTGCAACTCCAGTCTAATTAAACATTGgagagttcacactggagaaaggccttatAAGTGCAATGAATGTGGGAAGTTATTTAGCCACATCGccagtcttattcaacatcaAATAGTTCACACTGGTGAACGGCCTTATGGgtgcagtgagtgtgggaaagccttcagccgAAGCTCTGACCTCATGAAACATCAGAGAGTCCACACTGGTGAGCGTCCGTATCAGTGCCCTGAATGTGGAAAGTCATTCAGccaaagctccagcctcaatagCCATCGGAGACTTCACACTGGTGAGCGGCCTTATCAGTGCCCTGAATGTGGGAAATTCTTTAACCAAAGCTCCAGTCTCAGTAACCATCGGAGACTTCACACTGGTGAACGGCCTTATGAATGCCCAGAATGTGGAAAAACCTTCAGACAAAGGTCTAATCTGAGGCAGCACCAGAAAGTTCACAAACCAGATAGGCCATATAAGTGCAGTGAATGTGAAAAAGCCTTCAGTCAAAGGCCTACTCTCATTCGACATCAGAAAATTCACACTagaaaaataagtgcagagaatGTGCTCCCTCCTTCAGCACAACACACACGAGATGAGCTGAGCTCAGAGTTGTC TCATGAGGGAGCCGTTAGCCATAAGTTGACTCTTGTTCATCCAAATATTCACACTGAGGAGATTCCCTATGAATGTTAG